The proteins below come from a single Kosakonia sp. SMBL-WEM22 genomic window:
- a CDS encoding helix-turn-helix domain-containing protein, producing the protein MAKGTKPRSTLPAKPLPAPPVIKVENLMANLNLGTGELRDYTITQKPGHTTITATTTDGQHVRVEKYNGNNGFSEGSMSVFVPGSIEERRDEARRLRDTGLSQTAIADRLGVSQKTISNDLTK; encoded by the coding sequence ATGGCAAAAGGTACTAAACCACGCAGCACTCTCCCAGCCAAACCGCTGCCAGCACCACCAGTGATCAAGGTTGAAAATTTGATGGCGAATCTCAATCTCGGGACCGGCGAACTGAGAGATTACACTATTACTCAAAAACCAGGTCATACCACTATTACTGCTACAACGACAGACGGACAGCACGTTCGTGTTGAAAAATATAATGGCAATAATGGGTTCTCCGAAGGCTCAATGTCAGTATTTGTGCCTGGGAGTATAGAAGAACGCCGGGATGAAGCCCGACGACTTAGAGATACGGGTCTCTCGCAAACGGCGATAGCTGACAGACTAGGTGTCTCTCAGAAAACAATCAGCAATGACCTGACAAAATAA
- a CDS encoding AAA family ATPase, with protein MKFRKVKNTPDKSEKNMVYLVKDNWNDWFYWETLFTMFYSDDTGELYKIGYTKIASKGMKESSALSADEKGQPFNTPNLPEEFTSLDESFFSLGQSENFYETLNQISRNIRIEILRGIRDCAYDLEIYENYKSHPAMNQSLLRDVSERNIKESLHAIAYEEDHNKPFNFSYLFPNRDANEKEIRLEFSVNNKDIPPSNIQAVIGRNGVGKTTLFSGFIKGVIKLNTDNENSVGSLQVKEGIEWGDNSTYFNSLNLCSYSPFDRFGPVGQNILPSGVKYQYIGLMVLDLRGNDKEQKLRPKSSDELYVEFCSSMQECLVGVRRKRWEECLNILENDPLFSEAGVSKLAQFEDKDYPKDWREIVKTFLNKLSSGHLVTLLSITKLVEVTEDRSLTLIDEPEAHLHPPLISAYIRAVSHLMSERNGVAIVATHSPVVLQEVRSDCVWILNRTGKYVSADRPQIETFGENVGTLTREVFSHEVVNTGFYKMIADASKTFSTFDEVNNYFSNRLGAEARALARSLINKKKRDSYD; from the coding sequence ATGAAATTTAGAAAAGTAAAAAACACACCAGATAAGTCAGAAAAAAACATGGTTTACCTAGTTAAAGATAACTGGAATGACTGGTTTTACTGGGAAACTCTTTTTACTATGTTTTATAGTGATGATACGGGTGAATTATACAAAATTGGTTACACAAAAATAGCTAGCAAAGGTATGAAGGAGTCATCTGCACTTTCAGCGGATGAAAAGGGACAGCCTTTTAACACACCTAATTTACCTGAGGAATTCACTTCATTAGATGAGAGCTTTTTCTCTCTAGGGCAGAGCGAGAACTTTTATGAAACTCTCAATCAGATCTCAAGAAATATAAGAATTGAAATATTAAGGGGCATTAGGGATTGTGCTTATGATTTGGAAATTTATGAAAATTACAAATCGCATCCTGCCATGAACCAGTCTCTTTTAAGGGATGTCAGTGAAAGGAATATTAAAGAATCCTTGCACGCAATAGCTTATGAAGAAGATCACAATAAGCCTTTTAACTTCTCATATCTTTTCCCAAACAGAGATGCCAATGAGAAGGAAATAAGATTGGAGTTTAGCGTCAATAATAAGGACATTCCACCGAGCAATATCCAGGCTGTAATTGGCAGAAACGGAGTAGGGAAAACCACCTTATTTTCAGGATTTATTAAAGGTGTGATAAAACTTAACACAGACAATGAAAACTCTGTTGGCTCACTTCAAGTAAAGGAAGGTATCGAGTGGGGAGATAACAGTACCTATTTTAACTCTCTCAACTTATGTTCATATAGTCCGTTTGATAGATTTGGTCCTGTAGGGCAGAATATACTACCCTCTGGCGTTAAATATCAGTATATAGGCTTGATGGTACTAGACCTGAGAGGGAATGATAAAGAACAAAAACTAAGACCGAAAAGTTCAGATGAACTGTATGTAGAATTTTGCAGTAGTATGCAGGAATGTTTAGTAGGAGTACGAAGGAAAAGATGGGAGGAATGTCTAAATATTTTAGAGAATGACCCTCTTTTTTCTGAAGCAGGTGTATCGAAACTCGCGCAATTCGAGGATAAAGACTATCCCAAGGACTGGAGAGAGATTGTAAAAACGTTTTTAAACAAGTTGAGCTCAGGTCATCTGGTTACTCTACTTAGTATCACTAAATTAGTTGAGGTAACAGAAGACAGATCCTTAACTCTCATTGACGAACCAGAGGCTCACCTGCACCCTCCATTGATTTCTGCTTATATCCGAGCTGTATCACATCTTATGAGTGAAAGAAACGGCGTAGCGATTGTCGCTACGCACTCTCCGGTAGTTCTTCAGGAGGTTCGCTCTGACTGTGTATGGATATTAAACAGGACAGGTAAGTACGTCAGTGCTGACCGGCCGCAAATTGAGACGTTTGGGGAAAATGTCGGGACTTTGACACGTGAAGTATTCAGCCATGAAGTTGTGAATACTGGTTTTTATAAAATGATAGCGGATGCCAGTAAAACCTTCTCTACATTTGATGAAGTAAACAATTACTTTAGTAATAGGTTAGGTGCAGAAGCACGAGCCTTAGCCCGGTCCCTGATAAATAAGAAAAAAAGGGATAGCTATGATTAA
- a CDS encoding site-specific integrase — MNTSPWNKDRIIGQKRPLQISHIWGIRIRLELEGKTRDLALFNMALDSKLRGCDLVSLKVSDVAYGSSVSSRATVLQQKTGSPVQFEITKGTREAVAALIKLGNLHSKDFLFRSRIGTNRHISTRQYSRIFHGWVEKLGLEASLYSTHSMRRTKPYLIYKKTKNLRVIQLLLGHKKLESTVRYLGIEVDDALEISESIEV; from the coding sequence ATGAACACGTCACCGTGGAATAAAGACCGTATCATAGGCCAAAAAAGACCACTTCAGATATCTCATATCTGGGGGATTCGAATCCGGCTTGAACTGGAAGGTAAAACGCGTGATTTAGCTCTGTTCAATATGGCCTTAGACAGTAAGCTACGAGGCTGCGATCTGGTGAGCCTCAAAGTATCTGATGTTGCATATGGTAGCTCGGTTTCAAGCAGAGCTACGGTGCTGCAACAGAAAACCGGTAGCCCTGTGCAATTTGAGATAACCAAAGGGACAAGAGAAGCTGTTGCTGCATTGATAAAGCTTGGCAATTTGCACAGCAAAGACTTCTTGTTTCGGTCTCGGATCGGAACTAACCGGCACATATCAACCCGACAATACAGCCGAATTTTTCATGGGTGGGTAGAAAAGCTTGGTCTCGAAGCTTCGCTTTACAGCACACATTCCATGAGAAGAACAAAACCTTACTTGATATACAAGAAAACCAAGAATCTCCGGGTGATCCAACTTCTGTTGGGCCATAAGAAACTGGAAAGCACAGTCCGTTATCTGGGCATCGAAGTCGATGATGCGTTAGAGATATCTGAATCGATTGAAGTCTAA
- a CDS encoding DUF1795 domain-containing protein, whose protein sequence is MSDQHEIAHFSEGQVRLPEGYLDRTVNVFTFRDTQVPSFNIARDTLDQGENLTAYTDRQLALMQKYLKGWKQGERSAVMLGDNLLQGESVHASFLRDGKRVWQQQAVFNTQGAHILVFTMSSAEKLTERDSSMFDDLLRSFRPRA, encoded by the coding sequence ATGTCAGATCAACATGAAATTGCACACTTCAGTGAGGGGCAGGTCAGGCTTCCTGAAGGCTATCTGGACCGTACGGTCAATGTCTTTACCTTCCGGGACACTCAGGTGCCCTCCTTCAATATCGCCCGCGACACGCTCGACCAGGGCGAAAACCTGACGGCTTACACAGATCGCCAGCTGGCTCTGATGCAAAAGTACCTGAAAGGGTGGAAGCAGGGCGAACGCAGCGCCGTGATGCTGGGCGATAATCTTTTACAGGGTGAAAGTGTGCACGCCTCTTTTCTGCGCGACGGTAAGCGCGTCTGGCAACAGCAGGCCGTTTTCAATACGCAGGGTGCGCATATTCTTGTTTTCACCATGTCGTCAGCAGAAAAGCTTACCGAAAGGGACAGCAGTATGTTTGATGACCTGCTCAGAAGTTTTCGTCCCCGCGCTTAA
- a CDS encoding SMI1/KNR4 family protein — MYLSDSEQKLTREEMASFNALFDNLLPPSFQDFYLENNGGYPLNNEDGNFFMLGGFNPIKYGELPIEQLYNDLTKCFGELRKMVPFAHDEGGNCFLLSLKEGDSFGEVFVFLMDEKELVTVADSFDEFIEELFS; from the coding sequence ATGTATCTTTCAGATTCAGAACAGAAGCTTACAAGAGAGGAAATGGCGTCCTTCAATGCGCTTTTTGACAATCTACTTCCCCCATCATTTCAGGATTTTTATCTGGAAAACAATGGTGGGTACCCTCTCAATAATGAAGACGGTAATTTTTTTATGCTTGGAGGATTCAACCCCATTAAGTACGGCGAACTACCTATAGAGCAGCTTTATAACGATCTAACGAAATGTTTTGGTGAATTAAGAAAAATGGTGCCCTTTGCTCATGATGAGGGGGGGAACTGTTTCCTGTTGTCACTGAAAGAGGGGGATTCTTTCGGTGAGGTTTTCGTTTTTCTTATGGATGAAAAGGAGCTTGTCACTGTTGCTGATTCATTCGACGAATTTATTGAAGAATTATTTAGCTGA
- a CDS encoding ASCH domain-containing protein — MLKMGCVVAAGYFVITHPPPGGAFSPEIMSLQKLNIVPRLLPDVRAGRKLHTIRWREQEIVPGPMLYENAQDASDTVMVCVTHVEKMPLSVVAARLNKSAEWPDAEMLEGMREHYPSIKMDSEVVVIHHLPPDA; from the coding sequence ATGTTAAAAATGGGATGCGTGGTAGCCGCAGGATATTTCGTCATCACTCACCCCCCCCCGGGAGGAGCCTTTTCACCGGAGATAATGTCATTGCAGAAACTTAATATCGTGCCTCGCCTGCTGCCGGACGTCCGCGCAGGCAGGAAGCTTCATACCATCCGCTGGCGGGAACAGGAAATTGTGCCGGGCCCTATGCTTTACGAAAATGCTCAGGATGCCTCTGACACGGTCATGGTATGTGTCACGCACGTTGAAAAAATGCCACTTTCTGTCGTTGCGGCCAGGCTTAATAAAAGTGCGGAATGGCCGGATGCCGAAATGCTGGAAGGGATGCGTGAGCACTATCCGTCCATAAAGATGGATTCCGAGGTTGTAGTCATCCACCATTTACCGCCTGATGCGTGA
- a CDS encoding AAA family ATPase, which translates to MYIQRVQIEEGFLDGLDVQFTSGLNAIIGARGTGKTSLIEIIRFCLDATSTTIETTRRSRDHALSVLGSGQVTVTLVDGDDTILVSRTASDPIPRATTLFTKPVIFSQTEIETVGLEASGRLKLIDGFVKFNSDTELQERELIAECRNLTLQIEASRREIDELEQTQNSLPALKDELRSVIQAEENVSKTSDLLKQKTDSLSKQTISISSTSGILEQVSRIKNSVAAWSHEVKKGIDSAPLDSSNFDGSTKLLLSPVIGKIENIKTNLTNELNEVLKVYSELESAFNSFSSSKITMEDQARQLRQEIESIQSGSGSILRRGQELRENIAKLESVSSFLTTMKNSLNQLIDMRAESLDKIDKIRAERFSARLAAAEQLNKIVYPNIKVSVYRNGQYKTFSSAISEILRGSGIRYADVAESIAKNISPRALLEAVDKFDVELIKYAANINTDRASRILSHLKNCELGDICTINIDDDISLQLLDGTDYKDIAELSTGQRCTVVLPLILSHMNRMLIVDQPEDHIDNAFIAETLIKVILSRGDQGQIIFSTHNPNIPVLGDADLVLHLGSDGRRGFRLCSGPLDEINVVNAISTVMEGGAKAFSQRAKFYGERIK; encoded by the coding sequence ATGTACATACAGCGCGTGCAGATTGAAGAGGGTTTTCTGGATGGTCTTGATGTCCAATTCACATCAGGTCTTAATGCCATAATTGGAGCAAGGGGAACTGGAAAAACTTCACTAATTGAGATTATAAGATTCTGTTTAGATGCAACCAGCACAACAATCGAGACTACAAGACGTAGTAGAGATCACGCACTTTCAGTATTGGGTTCAGGGCAAGTCACAGTTACTCTTGTAGATGGTGACGATACTATTCTAGTGAGTCGGACCGCTAGCGATCCCATCCCTAGGGCTACAACTCTTTTTACAAAACCAGTTATTTTTTCTCAAACAGAAATTGAAACTGTTGGACTTGAAGCGTCGGGACGATTGAAATTAATTGACGGCTTCGTTAAATTTAATTCCGATACAGAGTTGCAAGAGCGAGAGTTAATTGCTGAATGTAGAAACCTAACACTACAGATCGAAGCAAGCAGGCGAGAAATTGATGAACTCGAACAAACTCAAAATTCCCTCCCTGCATTGAAAGATGAGTTGAGATCTGTAATTCAAGCCGAAGAGAATGTTTCTAAAACCTCAGATTTACTAAAACAAAAAACAGATTCACTTTCAAAGCAAACTATAAGTATATCTAGCACAAGTGGAATTCTTGAGCAGGTTTCTAGAATTAAGAATAGCGTGGCTGCCTGGAGTCATGAAGTTAAAAAAGGAATTGATAGTGCACCTTTAGACTCATCCAACTTTGACGGAAGTACAAAACTATTATTAAGTCCAGTGATAGGCAAGATTGAAAATATCAAAACCAATTTAACAAATGAACTTAATGAAGTTTTAAAAGTATACTCGGAGTTGGAGTCAGCATTCAATAGCTTCAGTTCAAGCAAAATAACAATGGAGGATCAGGCTCGTCAATTAAGGCAGGAAATAGAAAGTATTCAGTCAGGTTCAGGAAGCATCCTCAGAAGAGGGCAAGAACTAAGAGAGAATATTGCTAAACTGGAGTCTGTTAGCTCATTCCTAACCACCATGAAAAACTCTCTTAACCAGTTAATAGATATGAGAGCTGAATCACTTGATAAAATTGATAAAATTCGTGCCGAAAGATTCTCCGCTCGCCTAGCAGCTGCAGAACAGTTAAATAAGATAGTATATCCTAACATAAAAGTTTCGGTATACCGAAACGGACAATATAAGACTTTTTCATCTGCTATTTCCGAAATTTTGAGAGGAAGCGGAATACGTTATGCTGATGTAGCAGAATCGATAGCCAAGAACATCAGTCCTCGTGCATTGCTAGAAGCTGTCGATAAATTTGATGTCGAACTTATCAAATATGCTGCAAATATCAATACTGATAGAGCATCCCGTATTCTTTCTCACTTAAAAAACTGTGAGCTTGGTGATATCTGTACTATTAACATAGATGATGATATTTCTTTACAGTTGCTAGATGGGACTGACTACAAAGATATTGCTGAACTTTCTACTGGTCAACGATGTACAGTTGTGTTACCGCTCATACTTTCTCACATGAATCGAATGTTGATAGTAGATCAGCCTGAAGATCATATTGACAATGCATTTATAGCAGAAACTCTAATTAAAGTAATTCTTTCAAGGGGCGACCAAGGACAAATTATATTCTCAACCCACAATCCAAATATTCCAGTGCTTGGGGATGCAGATCTGGTCCTTCACTTAGGTTCCGATGGGCGAAGGGGATTCCGCTTATGCTCTGGTCCATTGGATGAGATTAATGTAGTAAACGCAATAAGCACTGTAATGGAAGGGGGGGCTAAAGCCTTTAGCCAGCGAGCTAAATTTTATGGGGAGCGGATTAAATAA
- a CDS encoding HAMP domain-containing sensor histidine kinase — translation MTREEALIALTSENSHEKFKAIRELERLALETDIQDLLRIKASESDTYLIRGIERLIRNLHSNNSIEDTEPDIIPHEVRKKLRAEAIEWVAGLLLHEIGSKLGLLASAISNELPNYAVSRTRTRIEHLQDTFDGIEELKKATSVPQPIDMDLPTLIKDIVELERTDKDIDVSFVGRTPLVIFCDRGLLRLALCNGIKNAIEAAISLSNEDRRASVIISWGQTDRDTWISVIDNGPGLPINSAHSFTLGETSKSGHLGFGLGIVSQAIETLHGKVELRNSESEGAVFELRWSFKS, via the coding sequence ATGACTCGCGAGGAAGCCTTGATTGCCCTAACAAGTGAAAATTCCCATGAAAAATTTAAGGCAATTCGAGAGCTTGAGCGTTTAGCACTTGAAACAGACATTCAAGATTTATTAAGGATCAAAGCATCAGAATCTGATACTTACCTAATCAGAGGAATAGAGCGCTTGATTCGAAACCTACACTCCAATAATTCTATTGAGGACACTGAACCCGATATTATACCACATGAAGTGAGAAAAAAATTGCGAGCAGAAGCGATTGAATGGGTTGCCGGGCTGTTATTACATGAGATAGGCTCTAAACTAGGGCTTTTGGCTAGCGCAATTTCTAATGAATTACCCAACTATGCTGTATCACGCACAAGAACACGTATTGAACATCTTCAGGATACTTTTGATGGAATTGAAGAACTGAAGAAGGCAACATCTGTTCCCCAACCTATTGATATGGATCTACCTACGTTAATAAAAGATATTGTTGAATTGGAGAGGACTGATAAGGACATTGATGTGTCATTTGTTGGCCGAACTCCATTAGTTATATTCTGCGATAGAGGGTTGTTAAGACTAGCCCTTTGTAATGGCATAAAAAATGCCATTGAGGCTGCAATATCTCTTTCAAATGAAGATAGAAGAGCTTCAGTTATAATTAGTTGGGGGCAAACAGACCGAGATACGTGGATTAGTGTGATTGACAATGGACCTGGGCTACCTATTAATTCAGCGCATTCATTCACTCTAGGTGAAACAAGTAAGTCTGGACACTTAGGCTTTGGTTTGGGAATAGTAAGTCAGGCAATTGAAACCTTGCATGGCAAAGTCGAGCTCCGAAATTCTGAGTCAGAAGGAGCTGTTTTTGAATTAAGATGGAGCTTTAAATCATGA
- a CDS encoding RHS repeat-associated core domain-containing protein: MFEAARAGDDTGHSGALAGMILGTLVGGAIAALGGIAAGALMVAGIGASCFGIGVLLIGASLAVGFLAGEVATGVRDGIAEGMAANMTKKGVITTGSPDVFINGKPAAIATDSTVECDDDGSQQMADGSSRVYINGLPAARTGDRTTCDAKVMTGSGNVRIGGDPEQTLSITPEVPEVLYKISDLTLLFAGLAGGWGGAASKVGAVGKLLSKLPGISKIGRIACRFGAMLTAIAAGGIIARPVDIVSGQKFLSGDDELDFVLPSRLPVRWQRYWRSGNPGDSVLGRGWSLFWESRLERYQEGLVWRAPTGDYVSFPQVPKGYRTYCEAEKRWLEHHQDDTWSVYDISGERWHYAPLDSDKPSLLQRISEPCGTDILLEWNDNLTLHALTDSAGQRVVCRYEGNRLAGAWLEDEICLVSYAYDEQGQLVSVTGRGGNARRRFRWQDGLMCAHEDAKGLISEYRWQEIAGLPRVTAFRHSGGEQLTFEYDFDNGTRRAIRDDGAQAHWLTDDDDNVAAFTDFDGRKTAFIYRDGELCDVILPGGALRQSRWDRYGRMVRETDPAGRRTEYYWYRLTNRITRTVYPDGTTEQSLYDLQGRLISETDAAGNRTTYHYPDDEEPLPDSITDATGGVVRLAWSRQGLLTGRTDCSGSVTRFSYDRFGQLISSEDAERNITRREWNSAGQLSAVIRPDGSRETLHWNARGQLAAWRDPLESEVRWDYSPLGLPVSVTDRIGRTRRWHYDPRGNLLRLENGNGGEYRFTYDAAGRPLSETRPDDTSRQMMWDSRGFLSELHENGRPAVDGGIARRIRTFSYDESGLLTGRATRHAEYRYDHDPNGQVTRIRRTPTAEGIALGIESDDIAFTRDAAGRLVSESGVNGELSYAWDALNNLTNLTLPGGQQLSWLHYGSGHVSAIRFGSQLITEFTRDRLHREVTRTQGAREQSRSYDSLGRRTAQRSALITEVALPEQAIQERLYRYTGRGELAGVSDTLRGEVNYGYDAEGRLLKHYESRQGNSSALFTYDAADNLAANDEPVTDNRLQHWQSLFMQYDAWGNLTRRRSGLYEQHYTYDAENRLLSARGTGPQGRFEAHYHYDALGRRIRKTVTTSHGTSDTRFLWQGWHLLQEQTPNGTCCSYVYDPAETWSPLARIDHQQEETRGAVLWFSTDLNGAPLELTDAAGKLSWSGQYGSFGVVRRQTEGFYRMSSQPSLSHQPLRYAGQYADAETGLHYNLFRYYDPHTGRFIVQDPIGLAGGWNLYQYAPNPLTCIDPLGLAYDPIAELEGRGYTGVVKTPAGGLDYSGSNALYNLREGVNPIVPIEYTGDYLKDFEVANYKAGLNQKTTPSGYTWHHLDDYNPETNTGTMQLVKRNAHQGISHVGGASQYKAATGRAYTFPARKRVHKTAGENC, from the coding sequence ATGTTTGAAGCCGCGCGTGCCGGTGATGATACAGGCCATTCCGGCGCGCTGGCCGGGATGATCCTTGGCACCCTTGTCGGCGGCGCGATTGCGGCACTGGGCGGCATCGCGGCCGGTGCGCTGATGGTCGCAGGTATCGGCGCCTCCTGTTTTGGCATCGGTGTACTGCTTATCGGTGCCAGCCTCGCAGTCGGCTTTCTCGCCGGGGAGGTGGCGACCGGCGTGCGCGACGGCATTGCCGAAGGTATGGCGGCGAACATGACGAAGAAAGGCGTCATCACCACCGGCTCTCCTGACGTCTTTATCAACGGTAAGCCTGCCGCCATCGCCACAGACAGCACGGTGGAGTGCGACGACGACGGCTCGCAGCAGATGGCGGACGGCTCCTCGCGTGTTTACATTAATGGCCTGCCTGCCGCCCGTACCGGGGACCGCACCACCTGTGATGCTAAGGTGATGACCGGCTCCGGCAACGTTCGTATTGGTGGCGACCCGGAGCAGACCCTGTCAATTACCCCGGAAGTCCCCGAAGTGCTGTACAAGATTTCAGACCTGACCCTGCTGTTTGCCGGGCTGGCTGGCGGCTGGGGTGGCGCGGCCAGCAAGGTCGGCGCGGTGGGTAAACTGTTGTCGAAACTGCCGGGTATCAGCAAAATCGGTCGCATCGCCTGCCGCTTCGGCGCGATGCTGACCGCCATCGCGGCGGGAGGAATTATCGCCCGCCCGGTGGATATCGTCAGCGGGCAGAAGTTTCTCAGCGGCGACGACGAGCTGGATTTCGTCCTGCCGTCGCGTCTGCCGGTGCGCTGGCAGCGTTACTGGCGCAGCGGTAACCCCGGCGACAGCGTGCTCGGTCGCGGCTGGAGCCTCTTCTGGGAGAGCCGTCTGGAGCGTTACCAGGAGGGGCTGGTATGGCGGGCTCCGACCGGGGATTACGTCTCCTTTCCGCAGGTGCCAAAGGGTTACCGGACCTACTGCGAAGCCGAAAAGCGCTGGCTTGAGCACCATCAGGACGACACCTGGTCGGTGTATGACATCAGCGGCGAGCGCTGGCACTACGCCCCGCTTGATAGCGATAAACCCTCCCTGCTGCAGCGCATCTCTGAACCCTGCGGCACCGATATCCTCCTGGAGTGGAACGATAACCTCACCCTGCATGCCCTGACGGACAGCGCCGGGCAGCGCGTGGTCTGCCGCTATGAGGGCAACCGCCTTGCCGGCGCCTGGCTGGAGGATGAGATTTGCCTGGTCAGTTACGCTTATGACGAACAGGGCCAGCTGGTCTCAGTGACCGGCCGGGGCGGTAACGCGCGCAGGCGTTTTCGCTGGCAGGATGGCCTGATGTGCGCCCACGAGGATGCAAAGGGCCTGATAAGCGAATACCGCTGGCAGGAGATTGCCGGTCTGCCGCGCGTGACGGCTTTCCGCCACAGCGGCGGTGAGCAGTTAACTTTTGAGTATGATTTTGACAACGGCACCCGCCGGGCCATCCGTGACGACGGGGCACAGGCGCACTGGCTGACTGATGACGATGACAACGTCGCCGCCTTCACCGACTTCGATGGCCGCAAGACAGCCTTTATTTACCGCGACGGCGAACTGTGTGATGTCATCCTGCCGGGCGGTGCCCTGCGCCAGAGCCGGTGGGACAGGTACGGGCGCATGGTCCGGGAGACGGACCCGGCCGGGCGGCGGACGGAATATTACTGGTACCGGCTAACAAACCGTATCACGCGCACAGTCTACCCGGACGGCACGACAGAGCAGAGCCTGTATGACCTGCAGGGACGACTGATTTCGGAAACCGACGCCGCAGGCAACCGGACCACTTACCACTACCCGGATGATGAAGAACCTTTACCGGACAGCATCACCGATGCGACAGGCGGAGTGGTGCGGCTGGCATGGAGCCGTCAGGGACTGCTGACAGGCCGCACCGACTGCTCCGGTAGCGTCACGCGTTTCAGCTATGACAGATTCGGGCAGCTCATCAGCAGCGAGGACGCCGAAAGGAATATCACCCGCCGCGAATGGAACAGCGCGGGCCAACTTTCTGCTGTTATCCGCCCGGACGGCAGCCGCGAAACCTTACACTGGAACGCACGCGGTCAGCTTGCCGCCTGGCGCGACCCGCTGGAGAGCGAGGTGCGCTGGGACTATAGCCCGCTCGGCCTGCCGGTGAGCGTCACCGACCGCATCGGGCGCACCCGACGCTGGCATTACGACCCGCGCGGCAACCTGCTCAGACTCGAAAACGGCAACGGCGGAGAATACCGCTTTACATACGACGCCGCAGGCCGTCCGCTCAGCGAAACCCGCCCGGACGACACGTCGCGCCAGATGATGTGGGACAGCCGTGGATTCCTCAGCGAACTGCATGAAAACGGCAGGCCTGCCGTCGATGGCGGCATCGCCCGGCGTATACGAACCTTCAGTTATGATGAAAGTGGTCTGCTGACCGGACGCGCTACCCGCCATGCGGAGTACCGCTATGACCACGACCCGAACGGTCAGGTCACCCGTATCCGGCGCACCCCGACTGCCGAAGGTATTGCCCTGGGCATTGAATCCGATGACATCGCCTTCACCCGCGATGCGGCAGGTCGCCTGGTAAGCGAGTCGGGTGTTAACGGCGAACTCAGCTATGCATGGGATGCGCTGAACAATCTGACGAATCTGACCCTCCCCGGCGGGCAGCAGCTCTCCTGGCTGCACTACGGCTCCGGTCACGTCAGCGCCATCCGCTTCGGGTCGCAGCTGATCACTGAATTCACCCGCGACCGTCTGCACCGGGAAGTGACCCGCACCCAGGGCGCACGCGAACAGTCCCGAAGCTATGACAGCCTCGGCAGACGTACCGCGCAACGCAGCGCACTTATCACGGAGGTGGCCCTGCCGGAGCAGGCGATACAGGAACGCCTGTACCGTTACACCGGTCGTGGCGAGCTGGCAGGCGTCAGCGACACCCTGCGCGGCGAAGTGAATTACGGTTACGATGCTGAAGGCCGCCTGCTGAAGCATTATGAGTCCCGCCAGGGCAACAGCAGTGCGCTCTTTACGTATGATGCCGCCGATAACCTGGCTGCGAACGATGAGCCGGTCACAGACAACCGCCTGCAGCACTGGCAGAGCCTGTTTATGCAGTACGATGCGTGGGGCAACCTGACCCGCAGGCGCAGCGGGCTGTATGAGCAGCACTATACCTATGATGCCGAAAACCGTCTTCTTTCTGCCCGCGGAACGGGGCCGCAGGGACGCTTTGAAGCGCACTACCATTATGACGCGCTCGGCAGGCGCATCCGCAAGACGGTCACCACCAGCCACGGCACCAGTGATACCCGCTTCCTCTGGCAGGGATGGCACCTGTTGCAGGAGCAAACCCCGAACGGAACGTGCTGCTCTTACGTCTATGATCCTGCGGAAACCTGGAGCCCACTGGCGCGCATTGACCATCAGCAGGAAGAAACACGGGGCGCTGTACTGTGGTTCAGCACCGACCTGAACGGTGCGCCGCTTGAACTGACGGATGCGGCAGGGAAGCTAAGCTGGAGCGGGCAGTACGGTAGCTTCGGTGTGGTAAGACGTCAGACAGAAGGCTTTTACCGCATGTCGTCACAGCCGTCTCTTTCACATCAGCCGCTTCGCTATGCAGGGCAGTATGCGGACGCGGAAACAGGACTGCATTACAACCTGTTCCGGTATTATGACCCGCATACAGGCCGATTCATTGTGCAGGACCCGATAGGGCTAGCTGGCGGCTGGAACCTGTATCAGTATGCCCCCAATCCCCTCACCTGTATCGATCCTCTGGGGCTCGCTTATGATCCCATAGCAGAACTGGAAGGTCGCGGCTACACGGGAGTGGTTAAGACACCGGCAGGCGGGCTTGATTATTCAGGCAGTAACGCTCTGTATAACCTCAGGGAAGGTGTTAATCCCATTGTGCCTATTGAATATACTGGTGATTATCTGAAAGACTTTGAGGTGGCTAACTACAAAGCAGGCCTTAACCAGAAAACAACACCCAGTGGCTACACTTGGCATCATCTTGACGATTATAATCCTGAGACTAACACCGGCACTATGCAGCTTGTTAAAAGAAACGCACATCAAGGTATCAGTCACGTTGGCGGAGCTAGCCAGTACAAGGCCGCTACAGGCAGGGCTTATACTTTCCCGGCCCGGAAAAGGGTACATAAAACTGCAGGAGAAAATTGCTGA